The Saprospiraceae bacterium genome includes the window GACACTTTTGGTAACCCGCCGCTTTCCAGGCTAGAAGGGGGAAGGGAGAAAATTCGGAAGGTGGAAGGAGGAAATTCAGGCGCTTTTTCGCACTTCCCACTTCGCACTTCGCACTTCCCACTTCCGACTTCCACCTTCCACCTTCCCATTAATTAATGATTCACAATAAATCCTTTTCTACCTATAATTGCTCCTTGAGGAGAATACAGCAATAACGTATAATGGCCACTAGGCCAAGATGTTACATCAATGTTTGCATTTGAATTAACGACTTGTCGCAAACGGGTTTGACCTTGCATATTGATGATTTGCATAAAGGCATCCTGCACCAAGGTACGTTCAATTTGCACTGCTAAGGATTGTGCGACAGGGTTAGGGAATAGTTTTAGCTTTAGGCCCTTTTCAATGTCATCAACAGCATCTATAAGGACACTAATCGTTTGACAAGTATTACCTGATCCTGCTTCATTGCTCACCATTAAGCATACCTGGAAATCGCCTGACGCGGTAAAGGCATGAGAAGGGTTCTGTGAATTGCTAGTGCTTCCATCACCAAAATCCCAAGCCCAGCTTGTTGGGTTATTAGTAGATTGATCGGTAAATAGATAGGCGCCGTTTTCGCCCATGGTAGCCGTGAAGGCCGCCTGAGGGCTTAAAATAACGGTCAGGCTCTGACAGATCATGTTATTTCCGGCCTCGTTTGTGGCAGTTAGGCAAATGTTATAAGTTCCTGGCGAAACATAGGTGTGCGTTGGGTTTTGCTGATTACTGCTGTTGCCATCACCAAAATCCCAAGCCCAGCTTGTTGGAACATTTGTGGACAAATCTGTAAATTCATACAAGCCATTATCCAGGGTATCAATGTCAAAGCTAGCAACCGGTGCAAAAACAACCGAAAGTGTTTTACAAACATTGCTGGAACCTGCAACATTGGCTGCTGATAAACATACCTCATAACTACCAGGTGCACTATACATATGGGTGGGGCTTTGCTCATTGCTGGTGTTCCCATCACCAAAATTCCAGAACCAGCTATTGGGGTTGTTGCCAGATAAATCGTTGAACATAAAACGGTTGTTATCAATTCCCACAATCTCAAAATTAGCAGTTGGAATTAGAACAACAGTTAGACTTTGGCAACTTGTGTTTTGCCCGGCCTCATTGGTTGCTGTCAGGCAAATTTCAAAAGTTCCTGGAATATTGAAGGTATGCGTAGGATTTTGGTTATCACTGGTACTACCGTCGCCAAAATCCCAGTCCCAGCTTATCGGTGAATTGCTGGAGAGGTCGTTGAAAACAAAAGTGCCGTTTCCAATGGTATCAATATCAAAGGTGGCAACCGGAGG containing:
- a CDS encoding PKD domain-containing protein — translated: MKKIIPLLSSLFFVLSTGLLHGQISLLQTDAPAVGDVFIESSDTTLSAYTIGQSGPNRIWDFRNLLVMESDTLTFIATNDAPRAESFPNASIVGKIDSVYTFAIANNEGLFFLGIVSDFFDVDTFYALKFDLAPKLLAYPTTSTTSFIDTSKFDVSEFSSVFGDSVRIVQEEVHQVNVDAFGTLRMPSGNFNVLRQKRMIISYDTIEVRNNGLWFPIQAGTDTSYTYEWLAKESKGPLLTISTNAAGTITDINFVSNIIPNIPAPQAAFAVEDREDGSFRFVDQSTNEPNSWAWDFGDGATSTEQNPTHVYASTGSFNVCLTASNNTGSSMVCQTVEVFLPPVATFDIDTIGNGTFVFNDLSSNSPISWDWDFGDGSTSDNQNPTHTFNIPGTFEICLTATNEAGQNTSCQSLTVVLIPTANFEIVGIDNNRFMFNDLSGNNPNSWFWNFGDGNTSNEQSPTHMYSAPGSYEVCLSAANVAGSSNVCKTLSVVFAPVASFDIDTLDNGLYEFTDLSTNVPTSWAWDFGDGNSSNQQNPTHTYVSPGTYNICLTATNEAGNNMICQSLTVILSPQAAFTATMGENGAYLFTDQSTNNPTSWAWDFGDGSTSNSQNPSHAFTASGDFQVCLMVSNEAGSGNTCQTISVLIDAVDDIEKGLKLKLFPNPVAQSLAVQIERTLVQDAFMQIINMQGQTRLRQVVNSNANIDVTSWPSGHYTLLLYSPQGAIIGRKGFIVNH